In Mastomys coucha isolate ucsf_1 unplaced genomic scaffold, UCSF_Mcou_1 pScaffold5, whole genome shotgun sequence, one genomic interval encodes:
- the Cd300lb gene encoding CMRF35-like molecule 7 isoform X2, whose protein sequence is MKSGRLSIKDNQKNNSFQVTMEMLKQNDTDTYWCGIKKFGTDLGTRVKVHVYSVGKDTMSTSKQLSWPTVDSSADLVSSDLQKRNHYMLLVFVKVPALLILTGAVLWLKRSTQKVPEEQWRHSLCNDLDSELLAKDISP, encoded by the exons atgaagagtggCCGGCTGTCCATCAAGGACAATCAGAAAAATAACTCATTCCAGGTTACCATGGAGATGCTCAAGCAAAATGACACGGACACTTACTGGTGTGGTATCAAAAAATTTGGAACTGACCTTGGGACCAGGGTTAAAGTGCATGTTTACTCAG TGGGTAAAGATACCATGTCAACTTCTAAGCAACTTTCCTGGCCCACTGTGGACAGCAGTGCAGACTTGGTGTCTTCTGACTTGCAGAAGAG GAACCATTACATGCTCCTGGTATTTGTGAAGGTGCCTGCCTTGCTCATCTTGACTGGTGCTGTCCTCTGGCTGAAGCGGTCAACTCAGAAGGTCCCTGAGGAGCAGTGGAGACACAGTCTCTGTAATGATTTGGACTCTGAACTTCTGGCTAAAGACATTTCTCCTTAG
- the Cd300lb gene encoding CMRF35-like molecule 7 isoform X1: MWLSAALLLLSFPGCLSIQGPALVRGTEQGSVTVRCRYSSRWQTYKKWWCRGAHWNTCSILIQTTGSEKEMKSGRLSIKDNQKNNSFQVTMEMLKQNDTDTYWCGIKKFGTDLGTRVKVHVYSVGKDTMSTSKQLSWPTVDSSADLVSSDLQKRNHYMLLVFVKVPALLILTGAVLWLKRSTQKVPEEQWRHSLCNDLDSELLAKDISP, from the exons ATGTGGCTGTCTGCAGCTCTGCTTCTTCTCAGTTTCCCAG GTTGCCTCTCCATCCAAGGCCCAGCATTGGTGAGGGGTACAGAGCAGGGGTCAGTGACTGTGAGATGCCGCTATAGCTCAAGATGGCAAACCTACAAGAAGTGGTGGTGTCGAGGAGCACACTGGAACACATGCAGTATCCTCATCCAAACCACGGGAtcggagaaagaaatgaagagtggCCGGCTGTCCATCAAGGACAATCAGAAAAATAACTCATTCCAGGTTACCATGGAGATGCTCAAGCAAAATGACACGGACACTTACTGGTGTGGTATCAAAAAATTTGGAACTGACCTTGGGACCAGGGTTAAAGTGCATGTTTACTCAG TGGGTAAAGATACCATGTCAACTTCTAAGCAACTTTCCTGGCCCACTGTGGACAGCAGTGCAGACTTGGTGTCTTCTGACTTGCAGAAGAG GAACCATTACATGCTCCTGGTATTTGTGAAGGTGCCTGCCTTGCTCATCTTGACTGGTGCTGTCCTCTGGCTGAAGCGGTCAACTCAGAAGGTCCCTGAGGAGCAGTGGAGACACAGTCTCTGTAATGATTTGGACTCTGAACTTCTGGCTAAAGACATTTCTCCTTAG